Below is a genomic region from Scytonema millei VB511283.
CACGGGTAAATTTACTCCGGCGCAACCAAAACCAGAGTCCCGCAGTAGATCTAAACAGTCGCAGACTCATTCTCAGTCTCATTACTACTCAGCGTCACAATCGCGCCAGCAAAGTTATTCGCAGTCGAGCAGCAATAATTCTCAGTCATATTACGATTCAACGTCGCGATCGCGTCAACAGGCAAGTTCGCAGTCGAACGGCAATAATTCACAATCTAGTTACAAACAACCGTCACAATCGCACTACGACTCTACTCAGCCGCACCAGCAGCCACATTCGCAATCTAGCTATAAGCAACCGTACCAGTCAGATTACTACTCAGCCTCACAGTCGAGCTACAAGCAGCAATCTCCTCCCTCAAGCTATTACTCGGGATCGCAATCGCCCCAACAGAGCAGTTCTCAATCTTACTATTCTGCTTCTAAGTCGCCCCAGCAAGCCACTGCTTCATCTTCCCAGCAGCCCTACCGTCCTCACTATCCCGATATGACTGGAGCCGATTTACGGGGTGCTGAGTTAAAAGAAAAAGATTTATCGGGGAGAAACTTGAGCAAAGCTAACTTAAGTAAAGCCGATCTGAGCGATTCTTTTCTGCACAAAGTCAATCTACAAGAAGCAAATCTATCTCAAGCCAACTTATTTCGTGCTAACTTATTAGGCGCGAATTTGACTTCAGCCAATTTACAGGAAGCAAATTTAATTGGTGCTGACTTGAGTGGAGCAAATTTAAGTAAAGCTAATTTAAAAGGAGCCAAAGTAGGCACAAAAGACCGAATTATGGTCAAATTAACCGGAGCAATTTTAACTGGGGCAATTATGCCCGATGGCTCAGTTCATCAGTAAAAAATCCTTTTAGTTTTTGACTTTTAACTTTTAACTTTTGACTTTTCATCTCGGCTGTGCTGTTTGGTCGTATAAAGGTTGGGTAGGCGATTTTTATCCGACTGGAAGCCGTGCGACAGAATTTTTACATTTATACAGCCAGCGACTCACGACTGTTGAAGGAAACACCACCTTTTACGCTATCCCTGATGCCGATACTGTAGCGAGATGGGCAGCAGAAACATCACCAGGATTTAAATTTTGCCTTAAGTTACCGCGAGACGTTACCCATCAAGGCTTGCTAGAACCACATATTCCCGATGCTTTGAGTTTTATCGCACGAATGCAAGGTTTAGGCGATCGCCTGGGACCAATTTTTGCTCAACTTCCGCCGCGATATAGTCCAGAAGCAATAGAGGACTTAACAATATTCTTAAATGCTTTGAGAGAAAAAGCATCGCTGGCTTTAGAAGTGCGTCATCCAAACTGGTTTCAAGAGCCGTATGCTAATCAGCTAAGAACGCTTTTAGAACAGTTGGGAATAGGTAGAGTTTTACTCGATAGCCGTCCGATATACGATGCGCCAGATGACCCACAAAGTCATTCCGAACGCCGCAAACCTAAGTTACCAGTAGAATTTAGTATCACCGCGCCGTTTAGCTTAGTTCGCTTTATTAGCCATCCAAAGTGGGAGTTAAATCAGCCCTTTCTTGAAGAATGGGTTGATTTTATCGATCGCAATTTACGTCAAGGAACCCACATTTATTTCTTCGTCCATTGTCCCATAGAAGAGCGATCGCCGCACAATGCTCGGTCTTTTCACCAGTTATTGACACAAAAAGGGGTTGTGGCTCCGCCGCTTCCCTGGAACGATTTGCAGCCATTTCCTCAGCAACTCAGCTTGTTCTAGATCGACTTTCATCCGTCAGAAAGAGTGCGATCGAATCTGTTTATCTTTAGTGTAGTAATAAGTCATATCACGTTTGTTGTAATAGCCAGATTATTGCAAGGGCGGGTTTTCCAGAATCGATCCTGACGGTATTTACGAGCGATTAACCGAACACGATATCAGAGATTTTTTCTTAGATTGGATGAGGCTGCGATTGCCTTTCACGCATTAGCCGAAGCCGTTAGCGAAGCGTTAGACGCAAAGGCGTAAAGAAGAACGCAAAAACAGCTCTTTTATTACAGTTCAGTTTTAGTAGTTTGATTTAGTAAGTAGGAGAAACAACAGTGACTTTAAGTAACGAAGAAAAACAAAAAATCATGAACGATCTAGCTCAAGGGAAGCCAGGGTTAGTTCATGAAGAAGCAACTCCTAATCTCGACCAATACGACTCTAATTTAGACCCCAAGGATTACGATAACTTTGAAAATTTTGCTCAACGTCCTGTAGATGAGACAGATACAAAAACTAATTTAGATGGCAATTTGGTCGAGCGAATTAGGTTACAGATCCGCTCCGAATTTGAAGAGGCAAAATCGACCGGACAGTTGCGATCGAGTAGAATTCGCGAGATCGTCCAATCTGCTATATACGATATCCGCACGGAGATAAAAGCAGGGTCTAGCGATATTCGTCAAATTTTTAGAGATACCATTTCAGCAGTCAGCGATAACTTTAAGGATAAAGGTAGCGAAATTAAAGAGGAAGTTACGGCTGCTGTAGAAGGATTTATTGCAGGTTACAGTAGTGGCAAACGGCAAACTATTGTCAAAGATCAGGCAGAAGTTCACCAACTACAGTCAAGAATTGACTCTCAAGAAGAGGAGCTACAACAAGAGATCGATCGCCTCTTGGTTGATGTAGAAGAAGTTGGTAAAGAATCAGATTCTAGTTTGAAAGATTCGATCCAATCCGCTATTAATGCCTTCAAAAATAGCGAAGAGTTCGCTTTAATGAAGAAGCGTTACGCTCAACTCCAAGCACAACTAGCGATCGTTCGTGCTAACCTAGCCGCACGCTATGGCGGACGTTACGAGGAGATTAAAGAAAGAATAGACGAAGCTACGCATTGGTATCAACGTACTGGTAACAAAGCTGATGCTGGAGAATCAGTAGAAGGGCGATCGCTGGAAGATAGACTCAAAGAAGTAGGAGAAGCGATCGCAAAAGGAGAGTATCAACTACGCAAAATCCTGCGCGATCTGCTCAAAGTCGCCGCAGATTTGCTCAAAGATAAAGAACCACCTGCTAGCAAATAATCTGGGTAAAGTAGGGGCGCACAGAGAAAGCGCCCCTACCCCCATCAACCAGCAGCCTGCAATTCCAAAGATGGATAATCTGTATAACCCCTCTCGTCTCCGCCATAAAAGCTAGAGCGATCGTAGGGGTTTAATTGTGCGTTGAGAGCAAAACGCTGCGGTAAATCGGGGTTGGAAATAAACAGTCTACCATAAGCAACCAAGTCCGCATCCCCAGAGGCTAATACTGTATTTCCCGATTCGCGATCGTAGCCGCCAGCACTGATGAGAGTCCCTTTGTAGATCGGACGGAAGTATTTTGATGATAGTTCTGAAGTTGGGTTTTCTACTGTCTCGTTACCAGCAACTCTCGGCTCTACCAAATGCAGGTAAGCTAATTCAAATTGATTCAGCGCATCAACTACGTAGGTAAACAATGCTTTGAGATCGGAGTCGTAGACGCTGCCAAAAGTGCCACTGGGTGAAAGTCTGACTCCCACTCTATCTGCGCCCCAAACGCTAACGACTGCTTCAGTCACTTCCATTAACAAACGGGCGCGGTTTTCAATCGAACCACCATATTCATCTGTACGGTGATTGGAGCCATCGTGGAGAAATTGATCGAGCAGATACCCATTCGCGCTGTGAATTTCTACACCATCAAACCCAGCCGCTAGCGCATTTTTTGCCCCTTGGCGATATTGTTCTACAATTCCTGGAATTTCTGCTGTTTCTAGGGCGCGGGGTGTAACGTATGGCTTTTGTCCTTCGTAGGTTGATGCCATGCCTTCTGATGGAGCGATCGCGCTAGGTGCAACGGGTAAGGCTCCGTTGAGTTGCAAATCGGGGTGAGAAATTCGCCCAACGTGCCACAACTGGAGAAAAATTTTGCCACCGCGATCGTGTACGGCTTTCGTCACTAGCCGCCAGCCTTCTACCTGTTCTTGAGAGTGAATACCAGGGGTAAATGGATAACCTAAGCCTTGTGGCGACACCTGAGTCGCTTCCGTAATAATCAGTCCTGCCGATACTCTTTGAGCGTAATATTCCGCATTCAATTCTCTCGGCACGTTACCCTCTCCCGCACGGTTGCGCGTTAAGGGAGCCATCACCATTCGGTTAGGTAATTCGTAACGACCGAGCCGAACGGGTGAGAATAGATCGATATTTGTATTCATAGGCTTTACTAGGGTAAATGGATGAAAATTAGGTGAACTGGTGTGGACTGTAGAAGCGCAAAATTTCACGCCTCTACAGATGTAATCTCTAAGCAGCTTGTCGATCTGCTGCTGGCTCTAACAAAGCATTCAATTTTTGCGCGATCGCTTTTGCTGGCACAACGCCAACAACTCGATCTACAACTACGCCATCTTGGAAAAATAACAGCGTCGGAATTGCTTGCACCTTATATCTAGAAGCAATTTCTCCGTACTCGTCAATATTCAGCTTGCCTACTGTGGCGCGTCCGGCAAAATTGGCAGCAATCTCTTCCACAATCGGGTTAACCACCCTACAAGGTCCGCACCAGGCTGCCCAAAGATCTACTAGCACTGGTGTTTTACTCTCAATCACCTCTGTTTGAAAATTCTCAGCAGTGAGAGTCAACGGCTTGACACGATCTGTCATACCTACAAGTCTCCTTCTTCATCAAAACCGGATTAGTTCGGGCAACAGGCAATTACCAACTACCTATTACCGATCGCCAACCGTAGGTTAAAATTTAAGTAGTTAAACAACCACTTGACTATTATGCTAGACAATATAAATTAAAAAGTCAAGTAGCTATTTAACTATTTAACAAGTAGTGCGATCGCGGACGAACGACCATGAAAGAGACTAATTCAGAAAAGCTCGTGTCCCTACCTGTAGCTGAAGTAGACGATAGCTGTCGTCGGGCAAAAATCTTTGCAGCCCTTGCCGACCCCACCAGATTGAAAATTGTCGAGTTACTCGCCAACGCAGGAGAATTGAGCGGTACGGAAATAGCTCAATCTTTGGGCATTAGCCTTGCCCTCTTCTGCCACCACTCCAAAACCCTATCAGAAGCAGGGTTACTCGATATTCGCAAGGAAGGGCAGACAAAATATAACTCTTTGAATTGGGAATTACTCAATGCTTGCTTGCAAAGCCTGATGAGAGGGGCTAGCGTCAGTGACCAGTGACCACGCACCACTCTCGTTCTCGACTCCCAACTCCCTCTCTTCTTGATAAAACTCCAAATATCTGCATAAAACTTCAAGCTAATTAACTTTAATTCAGCTAATTCTTACGAGAAACTACAATTTTCATTCTTACGATTAAAGACAAGATAAGGTCGGATTAAAGACGGGATAATTCTCTACAACATTATCTCTTGTCTACTCACGATCGTGCGGCTTCTCATAAAAGAATCCGCGTAGGAGGTTGTATGAATGAAAATGTCAGAGCGAGTACGCGCAATGTTGCAATTGTCGGTCCATATTTGAGCGGAAAAACAACTTTGCTCGAAAGTTTGTTATCCGTCACCGGAGCTATCACTCGTAAAGGTAGCGTCCGCGACGGTAACACCGTAGGAGACAGTGCAGCGGAAGCGCGCGATCGCCAAATGAGTGTAGAAGTAAGTGCCGCTAGTACCGAGTATGAAGGTGTCCGCTTCACATTTGTTGACTGTCCGGGTTCGGTCGAATTTGCCCAAGAGACATATAACGCTCTTATGGGTGTAGATGCAGCAGTTGTTGTTTGCGAACCAGCAAATGATAATAATGAAAATGGTCTGCGTCAGAAGGTACTTACCCTCGCTCCTCTATTTAAATTTCTTGACGATTGGGAAATTCCCCATCTCGTATTTATTAACAAAATGGATCGGGTTAGCAACAATTTCATGGATATGTTGCACGCCCTTAAAGCTGTTTCCAAGCGTCCGCTCGTACCGCATCAATATCCCATTATTCAAGACGAACAGCTAACTGGATTTATCGATTTAGTCAGCGAACAAGCATATCAATACCACTCTGGCGCACCAGCCGATCCGATTCCATTGCCAGCATCTTTAAAAGCACAAGAACAAGCAGCTAGAGCGGAAATGTTGGAAGAATTAGCCAACTTTGACGACCATTTATTGGAAGAACTTTTAGAAGAAATCGAGCCGCCTCAAGAAGAAATTCTGCAAGATTTGAAATTAGAACTAGGGGCAGATTTAGTCGTTCCAGTATTTTGTGGAGTTGCAGACCGAGATTTTGGAGTTAGACCGCTTTTAGAAGCACTGTTACGAGAAGCACCTGAACCACAAGACACCGCTCAACGACGAGGGCTTGGCGCTACTGCTGAAACTCCCATAGCCCAAGTATTGAAAACCTATTACACGCCCCAAGGAGGCAAACTTTCCCTAGTACGGGTATGGCAAGGTAAGTTAACCGATGGCATCGTGTTGAATGGTACTCGCGCTGGCGGGATTTATCGGCTACTAGGACAGCAACAGACCTCGATAAATGAAGCTGAAGCTGGTGAAGTTGTTGCCCTCAGCCGCTTGGATGGCGTGAAAACTGGCGATACTCTGTCTGCAAATGGGCAAGTTAAGGAACTACCCAAAGCAGAAATACTCAAACCAGTTTATGCCTTGGCGATCGCCCCAGAAAAACGTAACGACGAAGTTAAATTGAGTGCGGCGCTGACTAAGCTGTTAGAAGAAGACCCATCTTTAATGTGGGAACAACACGGTGATACCCACGAAGTTATCCTGTGGGGACAAGGTGAAATTCACTTGCAAGTAGCCCTCGATCGCCTGCGTCGGAAGTATAATTTGCCGATGGGAACTCATCTACCACAAGTACCCTATAAAGAAACCATTCGCAAGCCTGCTGCTTCAGTTCACGGACGCTACAAGCACCAATCAGGAGGACATGGGCAGTTTGGCGATGTTTACCTAGATATTAAACCGCTTGGGCGCGGAGAAGGCTTTAATTTTAGCGAAAAGATTGTAGGTGGCGTGGTTCCGAAGCAATATATTCCTGGCGTTGAAGTTGGCGTGAGGGAGTTTTTGGTACACGGTCCCTTAGGCTTCCCCGTAGTTGATGTTGCCGTCACCCTGACCAACGGCTCTTATCACACGGTTGATAGCTCCGAGCAAGCATTCAAACAAGCGGCACGGCTAGCTATGCAAACGGGAATGACTCAGTGCGAACCAACGCTATTAGAGCCGATCGCCTCAGTTGAAGTCAATACGCCCAGCGAATTCACCTCCAAGGTGATGCAACTCGTGAGCGGACGACGGGGACAAATTCTCGGCTATGAAGGCAGATCGGATTGGTCGGGGTGGGACAAACTCACTGCTTACTTACCCCAAGCCGAGATGCAGAACTTCATCGTTGAGTTGCGATCGCTAACTCTAGGTGTTGGTTCCTTCCAATGGCAATACCATCACTTACAAGAAGTTCCTGACAAGTTAGCAGAGCGAGTTTTGGCAACTGGCAGTAACGGTAACGGCAATCGTTGATGCATCGGGCTTGATTACCTCTGCTAAAAAGATCGGTCGTTTTCGATTAGATAAATTACACGATCTGTAGGGGCGCACAGCTGTGCGCCCCTACGAATTGTGCGCCCCTACGAATTGTGCGCCCCTACAAATAATCGTCGTCAAATTAGCATTACTGTCATCCCCAACTTTCCCAGCAAGGGATCTAGAGGAATTTTTTTCTGACATACATATAGGCTTTGGAAAGCATAAAATTGAGAATACTAAACCAAGCAGCGCCCAATTTTTTCTTATGATAAACTCACAAACTTGGTACGTTGTCAAGCTACCAGACGGTCACTGCCAAATTGTTTCCGACGAGCAGGTGAATGTAGAAATAGATTCGGAGGCACGGAAACGCTGGGGACCGTTTCCATCTCAAGCAGAAGCGATCGCCCGCCGAATCGGACTCATCCGCGCTGGAAAATGCCAACCTATTTGAGCGGCGCTCGGGCTTGGGAGAAGAAAATTTTGAATTTTGGATGATGGATTTTAGATTGGTGATTGGTTATCGATGAGAAGCGCTCTTGCAAAAGGTAAGTTTTGACTTTTGACTTTTGACTTTTGACTTTTGACTTTTGACTTTTGACTTTTGACTTTTGACTTTTGACTTTTGACTTCTTACCCTAGCCTTAAGCCCCTACCTTGTCGCAGAGTTCCCCTTAGCTGCAATCTGCTTCTGTAATATGTCTAATGCTTTCGCATACTGCGGATCTGATGGCGTACCAACTTTGTCGCGGTTGCGCAGGAATAAAGCCTGTTTTTCTTTGTCCGTCAGGGACACTACCACATTAGGAGCAATCCCAGACTTATTGATGTCGCGCCCGTTAGGGGTAAA
It encodes:
- a CDS encoding pentapeptide repeat-containing protein, translating into MLDLNHCYRVLGLEPGASLEEINQAYKDLAFIWHPDRIPKENQRLQQKAQEKLKEINQAREQLRVIQTRTGKFTPAQPKPESRSRSKQSQTHSQSHYYSASQSRQQSYSQSSSNNSQSYYDSTSRSRQQASSQSNGNNSQSSYKQPSQSHYDSTQPHQQPHSQSSYKQPYQSDYYSASQSSYKQQSPPSSYYSGSQSPQQSSSQSYYSASKSPQQATASSSQQPYRPHYPDMTGADLRGAELKEKDLSGRNLSKANLSKADLSDSFLHKVNLQEANLSQANLFRANLLGANLTSANLQEANLIGADLSGANLSKANLKGAKVGTKDRIMVKLTGAILTGAIMPDGSVHQ
- a CDS encoding DUF72 domain-containing protein; translated protein: MTFHLGCAVWSYKGWVGDFYPTGSRATEFLHLYSQRLTTVEGNTTFYAIPDADTVARWAAETSPGFKFCLKLPRDVTHQGLLEPHIPDALSFIARMQGLGDRLGPIFAQLPPRYSPEAIEDLTIFLNALREKASLALEVRHPNWFQEPYANQLRTLLEQLGIGRVLLDSRPIYDAPDDPQSHSERRKPKLPVEFSITAPFSLVRFISHPKWELNQPFLEEWVDFIDRNLRQGTHIYFFVHCPIEERSPHNARSFHQLLTQKGVVAPPLPWNDLQPFPQQLSLF
- a CDS encoding histidine kinase, with the translated sequence MTLSNEEKQKIMNDLAQGKPGLVHEEATPNLDQYDSNLDPKDYDNFENFAQRPVDETDTKTNLDGNLVERIRLQIRSEFEEAKSTGQLRSSRIREIVQSAIYDIRTEIKAGSSDIRQIFRDTISAVSDNFKDKGSEIKEEVTAAVEGFIAGYSSGKRQTIVKDQAEVHQLQSRIDSQEEELQQEIDRLLVDVEEVGKESDSSLKDSIQSAINAFKNSEEFALMKKRYAQLQAQLAIVRANLAARYGGRYEEIKERIDEATHWYQRTGNKADAGESVEGRSLEDRLKEVGEAIAKGEYQLRKILRDLLKVAADLLKDKEPPASK
- a CDS encoding alkene reductase, whose translation is MNTNIDLFSPVRLGRYELPNRMVMAPLTRNRAGEGNVPRELNAEYYAQRVSAGLIITEATQVSPQGLGYPFTPGIHSQEQVEGWRLVTKAVHDRGGKIFLQLWHVGRISHPDLQLNGALPVAPSAIAPSEGMASTYEGQKPYVTPRALETAEIPGIVEQYRQGAKNALAAGFDGVEIHSANGYLLDQFLHDGSNHRTDEYGGSIENRARLLMEVTEAVVSVWGADRVGVRLSPSGTFGSVYDSDLKALFTYVVDALNQFELAYLHLVEPRVAGNETVENPTSELSSKYFRPIYKGTLISAGGYDRESGNTVLASGDADLVAYGRLFISNPDLPQRFALNAQLNPYDRSSFYGGDERGYTDYPSLELQAAG
- the trxA gene encoding thioredoxin is translated as MTDRVKPLTLTAENFQTEVIESKTPVLVDLWAAWCGPCRVVNPIVEEIAANFAGRATVGKLNIDEYGEIASRYKVQAIPTLLFFQDGVVVDRVVGVVPAKAIAQKLNALLEPAADRQAA
- a CDS encoding ArsR/SmtB family transcription factor, translated to MKETNSEKLVSLPVAEVDDSCRRAKIFAALADPTRLKIVELLANAGELSGTEIAQSLGISLALFCHHSKTLSEAGLLDIRKEGQTKYNSLNWELLNACLQSLMRGASVSDQ
- a CDS encoding elongation factor G, giving the protein MNENVRASTRNVAIVGPYLSGKTTLLESLLSVTGAITRKGSVRDGNTVGDSAAEARDRQMSVEVSAASTEYEGVRFTFVDCPGSVEFAQETYNALMGVDAAVVVCEPANDNNENGLRQKVLTLAPLFKFLDDWEIPHLVFINKMDRVSNNFMDMLHALKAVSKRPLVPHQYPIIQDEQLTGFIDLVSEQAYQYHSGAPADPIPLPASLKAQEQAARAEMLEELANFDDHLLEELLEEIEPPQEEILQDLKLELGADLVVPVFCGVADRDFGVRPLLEALLREAPEPQDTAQRRGLGATAETPIAQVLKTYYTPQGGKLSLVRVWQGKLTDGIVLNGTRAGGIYRLLGQQQTSINEAEAGEVVALSRLDGVKTGDTLSANGQVKELPKAEILKPVYALAIAPEKRNDEVKLSAALTKLLEEDPSLMWEQHGDTHEVILWGQGEIHLQVALDRLRRKYNLPMGTHLPQVPYKETIRKPAASVHGRYKHQSGGHGQFGDVYLDIKPLGRGEGFNFSEKIVGGVVPKQYIPGVEVGVREFLVHGPLGFPVVDVAVTLTNGSYHTVDSSEQAFKQAARLAMQTGMTQCEPTLLEPIASVEVNTPSEFTSKVMQLVSGRRGQILGYEGRSDWSGWDKLTAYLPQAEMQNFIVELRSLTLGVGSFQWQYHHLQEVPDKLAERVLATGSNGNGNR